From one Formosa sediminum genomic stretch:
- a CDS encoding DUF6660 family protein: MKFLTLLFSVYVLALNFAPCQDNVSLCSDCTTKISQHSDTDQDHKTSDDCSPFCQCQCCHIHIVQFNVIEVNFYIPDIYTKQFLHFDSHGKDYVQTLLQPPRV; encoded by the coding sequence ATGAAATTTTTAACACTCTTATTTTCCGTGTACGTTTTAGCATTAAACTTTGCACCTTGCCAAGATAATGTTTCATTATGCAGTGATTGTACAACTAAAATTTCTCAACATTCAGATACAGATCAGGATCACAAAACATCAGACGATTGTTCTCCATTTTGTCAATGCCAGTGTTGTCATATTCATATCGTTCAATTTAATGTGATAGAGGTTAATTTCTATATTCCCGATATTTATACTAAACAGTTTCTTCATTTTGATAGTCATGGGAAAGACTATGTACAAACTTTATTACAACCACCTCGCGTATAA
- a CDS encoding class I SAM-dependent methyltransferase has protein sequence MQTKNDYKAINKATWNAKTEIHYTSDFYDVEGFINGNSSLNAIELELLGNIKGKKILHLQCHFGQDTLSLARLGAAVTGVDLSDVAIKTANSLAKQLQLDANFICCDLYDLPNHLNDTFDMVYTSYGTIGWLPNLNRWAQLISKFLKPKGEFVFVEFHPVVWMFDDDFNKISYNYFKSDPIIETESGTYADRTTDMTLQSITWNHSLGEVLNSLLQYDLQLQTFKEFDYSPYNCFKHTVEVQPKQFRIKHLNAKIPMVFALKALKS, from the coding sequence ATGCAAACTAAAAACGATTATAAAGCCATAAATAAAGCTACGTGGAATGCTAAAACGGAAATTCATTACACCTCAGATTTTTACGATGTTGAAGGTTTTATTAACGGAAACTCCTCGTTAAATGCAATTGAATTGGAACTTCTAGGCAATATAAAAGGCAAGAAAATATTACACTTACAGTGCCATTTTGGTCAAGATACATTGTCTTTAGCCCGGTTAGGCGCTGCTGTAACAGGTGTAGATTTATCTGATGTAGCTATTAAAACAGCCAATTCCTTAGCTAAACAACTGCAACTAGACGCTAATTTTATATGTTGTGATCTATACGATTTACCCAATCATTTAAATGACACTTTTGATATGGTTTATACCAGTTATGGAACGATTGGATGGTTACCAAATTTAAACCGATGGGCTCAATTAATTTCTAAATTTTTAAAACCCAAAGGCGAATTTGTATTTGTAGAATTTCATCCTGTGGTATGGATGTTTGATGATGACTTTAATAAAATAAGTTACAATTATTTTAAATCTGACCCTATTATTGAAACTGAATCTGGAACATATGCTGATAGAACAACCGATATGACTTTACAATCCATTACATGGAACCATAGTTTAGGTGAAGTTTTAAATAGTTTACTTCAGTATGATTTACAATTACAAACGTTTAAAGAATTTGATTATTCGCCTTACAATTGTTTTAAACATACCGTTGAGGTACAACCAAAACAATTCCGCATTAAACATTTAAACGCTAAAATTCCAATGGTATTTGCTTTGAAAGCATTAAAATCGTAA
- the pflA gene encoding pyruvate formate-lyase-activating protein, with translation MLQVHSLESFGTHDGPGIRMVVFLQGCKLRCQYCHNPDTINTHGGTAYDIETLVQRAVRMKSYFGVHGGVTVSGGEPLLQAKSLIPFFKRLKEEGIHTNLDTNGRLLNHPTKELLDNYADLVMLDIKHMNEDGFQKLAGAKNKDTTFNFAKYRETSGKKMWLRYVLIPELTNTPELLHKLGNYFKDYKTIEKIELQPYHKLGIHKWEALGWDYELKEARENTQEEIDAAVAILNQYFKNVKAN, from the coding sequence ATATTACAAGTTCATTCTCTCGAATCTTTTGGGACACATGATGGTCCTGGTATACGTATGGTTGTGTTTTTACAAGGCTGTAAATTAAGATGTCAGTATTGTCATAATCCAGACACAATCAATACACATGGTGGTACAGCTTATGATATTGAAACTCTTGTACAACGTGCAGTGAGAATGAAATCTTATTTTGGAGTACATGGCGGTGTTACTGTTTCTGGCGGAGAACCTTTACTTCAAGCAAAAAGCTTAATTCCTTTTTTTAAACGTTTAAAAGAAGAAGGCATACATACTAATTTAGATACTAACGGACGTTTATTAAATCATCCTACAAAAGAGTTATTAGATAATTATGCCGATTTAGTGATGTTAGATATTAAGCATATGAATGAAGACGGTTTTCAGAAATTAGCTGGAGCAAAAAATAAAGATACCACGTTCAATTTTGCAAAATATAGAGAAACCTCAGGAAAAAAAATGTGGCTACGTTATGTATTAATTCCTGAGCTTACTAATACGCCAGAATTGCTTCATAAATTGGGTAATTATTTTAAGGATTATAAAACAATTGAAAAAATAGAGCTTCAACCTTATCATAAATTAGGTATTCACAAATGGGAAGCCTTAGGTTGGGATTATGAGTTAAAAGAAGCAAGAGAAAATACCCAAGAAGAAATTGATGCTGCTGTAGCCATTTTAAACCAATATTTTAAAAACGTTAAAGCAAATTAA
- a CDS encoding B12-binding domain-containing radical SAM protein: MKDILLITPPFTQLNTPYPATAYLKGFLNTKGISAYQMDLGIEVIIELFSKNAFTVLFDIAYENDTIQSENAQRIYALKEDYLKVLEPIVAFLQGKNPTLARQICTNNFLPRASRFNSLDELDYAFGTMGMQDKAKHLATLFLEDLSDFIIECIDDNFGFSRYAERLGMSANSFNELYDSLQQDLTFIDDITLQILDAKLEDIQPKIVCLSVPFPGNLYSAFRCAQFIKANYPEIVVEMGGGFPNTELRSLKDIRVFEFFDFITLDDGELPIELLHDLVVNTKDKTTFKFKRTLLLENNVVVYKNDSLIPDYKQSEVGTPDYSDLLLEDYISVIEIANPMHSLWSDGRWNKLTMAHGCYWGKCTFCDISLDYIKIYEPVAAKILVDRMEQLIAQTGETGFHFVDEAAPPSLMKALALEILKRDLTLTWWANIRFEKNFTKDLCVLLKASGCIAVSGGLEVASDRLLKLIDKGVTVEQVAQVTRNLTESNIMVHSYLMYGYPTQTEQETIDSLEMVRQLFEVGVLQSGFWHQFALTAHSPIGLNPAEFGVTPHYNDITFANNDVAFSDVTGIDHSKFSNGLKTSLFNYMHGIGFDLPLQDWFDFNVPDTTIDSECIYNALQTEPNFSVKPTAKIVWLGKSPFVEEISKTKKGTTYTSLKLTFYEKQDTFQITVPLEEGEWLLDMLEQLKPSNASLKSFNMLKKDFESQLENFELFWFSKPINTLKAHGLLVL; the protein is encoded by the coding sequence TTGAAAGATATCTTACTAATTACACCTCCATTTACTCAGTTAAATACACCTTATCCGGCAACAGCCTATTTAAAAGGGTTTTTAAATACAAAAGGCATATCGGCTTATCAAATGGATTTAGGAATAGAAGTAATTATAGAGTTGTTTTCTAAAAATGCGTTTACAGTGTTGTTTGATATTGCTTACGAGAATGATACCATCCAGAGTGAAAATGCACAGCGCATATATGCTTTAAAGGAGGATTACTTGAAGGTCTTGGAGCCTATTGTAGCATTTCTTCAAGGTAAAAATCCGACTTTAGCTCGACAAATCTGCACAAATAATTTCTTACCTCGGGCTTCAAGATTTAATTCTTTAGACGAATTAGATTATGCCTTCGGCACCATGGGCATGCAAGATAAAGCCAAACACTTGGCCACTTTGTTTCTTGAAGATTTATCTGATTTTATTATTGAATGTATAGACGATAATTTTGGTTTTAGTCGCTATGCTGAACGTTTAGGAATGAGTGCCAATTCGTTTAATGAGTTGTATGACAGTTTACAACAAGACCTTACCTTTATAGATGATATTACATTACAAATTTTAGATGCTAAATTAGAAGATATTCAGCCTAAAATAGTTTGTTTATCGGTGCCGTTTCCAGGAAATTTATACAGTGCGTTTCGTTGTGCTCAATTTATAAAAGCCAACTACCCGGAAATTGTTGTAGAAATGGGTGGCGGGTTTCCAAATACAGAATTACGGTCGTTAAAAGATATACGTGTGTTTGAGTTTTTCGATTTTATCACGCTAGACGATGGCGAATTACCTATAGAATTATTACACGATTTAGTAGTCAATACTAAAGATAAAACCACCTTCAAGTTTAAACGGACACTGTTATTAGAAAATAATGTTGTAGTGTATAAAAATGATAGTCTGATTCCTGATTACAAGCAAAGCGAAGTGGGTACGCCAGATTATTCAGATTTGTTATTAGAAGATTATATTTCGGTTATTGAAATTGCTAACCCAATGCACAGCCTTTGGAGTGATGGCCGTTGGAACAAACTCACCATGGCACACGGTTGCTACTGGGGAAAATGTACATTTTGCGATATCTCTTTAGATTATATAAAAATTTATGAACCCGTTGCGGCTAAGATTCTTGTAGACCGCATGGAACAACTAATAGCGCAGACAGGCGAAACAGGTTTTCATTTTGTAGATGAAGCCGCACCACCGTCGTTAATGAAAGCATTAGCTTTAGAAATCTTAAAACGTGACTTAACGTTAACGTGGTGGGCAAATATTAGGTTCGAGAAAAATTTTACGAAAGATTTATGCGTGTTGCTAAAAGCTTCTGGATGTATTGCCGTGTCGGGCGGCTTGGAAGTGGCATCAGACCGTTTATTAAAACTCATCGATAAAGGTGTGACGGTAGAACAAGTTGCTCAAGTGACCCGTAATCTAACCGAAAGTAATATTATGGTGCATTCCTATTTAATGTATGGATACCCAACACAAACCGAGCAAGAAACCATAGATAGTTTAGAAATGGTACGTCAGTTGTTCGAAGTTGGCGTTTTGCAGTCTGGCTTTTGGCATCAGTTTGCCTTGACAGCTCATAGCCCAATTGGATTAAACCCTGCAGAGTTTGGCGTAACACCACATTATAACGACATCACATTTGCAAATAACGATGTTGCCTTTTCGGATGTTACAGGAATCGACCATTCAAAGTTTAGTAACGGACTAAAAACATCATTATTTAATTATATGCACGGGATTGGGTTTGATTTACCACTTCAGGATTGGTTTGATTTTAATGTTCCCGATACGACTATAGATTCAGAATGTATTTATAACGCTTTACAAACGGAACCTAATTTTAGTGTAAAACCAACCGCTAAAATTGTCTGGTTAGGTAAATCACCGTTTGTCGAAGAGATATCTAAAACTAAAAAAGGGACCACATATACTAGTTTAAAACTTACATTTTACGAAAAGCAAGATACATTTCAGATTACCGTACCTCTAGAAGAAGGCGAGTGGCTATTAGATATGCTAGAGCAACTTAAACCTAGTAATGCGTCCTTAAAATCTTTTAATATGCTGAAGAAAGATTTTGAATCGCAATTAGAAAATTTTGAATTGTTTTGGTTTTCAAAACCAATTAACACATTAAAAGCACACGGTTTATTAGTCTTGTAA
- a CDS encoding formate/nitrite transporter family protein encodes MNSPSEGIKIVNEIALNKEGYSISKTLILAFLAGAYVAFGGLLAIIISGGSPGLAANNPGFTRFLFGAAFPLGLILVVLVGAELFTGNNAYFIPNILTKRQKCHAMFKNWSLVYLGNFFGAICIAFVVTHLTHLVSSEPYVNTVYSIAYSKTSHSFFITFIKGIGANWLVCLALWQGIAAKHTIGKIFAIWLPVMAFVTMGFEHSIANMYFIPLAIFEGADISWSTFILKNLIPATMGNIVGGVLFVGLPYGYLFGKIEA; translated from the coding sequence ATGAATTCACCCAGTGAAGGTATAAAAATAGTAAATGAAATTGCTCTAAATAAAGAAGGGTACTCGATTAGTAAAACATTAATTCTAGCTTTTTTAGCAGGTGCTTATGTCGCTTTTGGTGGTTTATTAGCCATTATTATTTCTGGAGGCTCTCCAGGTTTAGCTGCAAATAATCCAGGATTTACGCGGTTTTTATTTGGTGCTGCATTCCCATTAGGTTTAATTTTAGTGGTTTTAGTAGGTGCTGAGTTATTTACAGGCAATAATGCCTATTTTATTCCTAATATTTTAACTAAAAGACAAAAATGTCATGCCATGTTTAAAAACTGGAGTTTGGTATATTTAGGCAATTTTTTTGGAGCTATTTGCATTGCTTTTGTAGTTACACATTTAACACATCTGGTAAGTAGTGAACCTTATGTTAATACTGTATATAGCATTGCATATAGTAAGACTAGCCACAGTTTTTTTATCACATTTATAAAAGGAATAGGAGCTAACTGGTTAGTGTGTTTAGCGCTTTGGCAAGGTATTGCTGCAAAACATACTATTGGTAAAATTTTTGCAATTTGGTTACCTGTTATGGCCTTTGTTACTATGGGATTTGAGCACAGTATAGCCAATATGTATTTTATACCTCTAGCAATTTTTGAAGGCGCAGACATCTCTTGGAGTACATTTATTTTAAAAAATTTAATCCCTGCAACTATGGGGAATATTGTTGGTGGAGTATTATTTGTAGGGCTACCTTATGGATATTTATTTGGAAAAATAGAAGCCTAA
- a CDS encoding serine hydrolase, whose protein sequence is MSYLKHICSLSLFCFISFTGFSQTVQSTQIDSLVAKTLGLNNTVGMAIAIVKDGNVVHSKGYGLKSIETKEDVDEHTLFSIASNSKAFTGAALAILVDEGKLSWDDKVVDYIPEFKMYNDYVTANFTITDLLTHRSGLGLGAGDLMIFPDGGDYTIDDIIKSFQYQTPTSAFRTKYDYDNLLYLVAGEVVYRVSGTSWADFIQTRIFDPLAMTTAKPLLNRIPAQANVAMPHSSYNNEIKVLEPYDGGDLVGAAGGINASVNDLTKWMLVQLNKGKYGDSLSKTLFSETVQKQMWSPITMTGYNMYGDGRRDNHFSAYGLGWKISDVKGKIMLSHTGGITGMLSRTMLIPELNLGIVVLTNTDPGSYAFYSVSETLLDMYLGLDKKDWVTELHAYSKAQEQDGDKVTKAVWDTVKANKKTKIDFKTYTGTYNDPWFGDITVTEKNGALWFTCKRSPKLNGQMYFYKATTFAVKWEFTGMPCDAFATFHLNEEGQAIGIKMKGISPNIDFSFDFQDLNLTRVD, encoded by the coding sequence ATGTCTTATTTAAAACACATTTGCAGTCTTAGCCTTTTCTGTTTTATCAGTTTTACAGGGTTCTCTCAAACAGTACAGTCTACTCAAATAGATTCGTTAGTCGCAAAAACTCTAGGTCTTAATAATACTGTAGGTATGGCAATCGCCATTGTAAAAGATGGAAATGTTGTACACTCTAAAGGTTATGGATTAAAATCTATTGAAACTAAAGAAGACGTAGATGAACATACGCTATTTTCTATAGCTTCCAATTCAAAAGCATTTACTGGAGCCGCACTTGCGATATTAGTAGATGAAGGTAAATTATCCTGGGATGATAAAGTGGTAGATTATATTCCGGAATTTAAAATGTATAACGATTATGTTACAGCTAATTTTACCATTACAGATTTGCTTACCCATAGAAGTGGTTTAGGCTTAGGTGCTGGTGATTTAATGATTTTTCCTGATGGTGGAGATTATACGATAGACGACATTATTAAAAGTTTTCAATACCAAACACCCACTTCTGCGTTTCGTACAAAATACGATTACGATAACTTATTGTATTTAGTGGCAGGCGAAGTGGTTTATAGAGTAAGTGGTACAAGTTGGGCAGACTTTATACAAACACGAATTTTTGATCCGTTAGCGATGACAACAGCTAAACCGCTCCTTAACCGTATTCCAGCACAAGCTAATGTTGCCATGCCACATAGTTCTTACAACAACGAAATTAAAGTACTTGAACCTTATGATGGTGGAGATTTAGTTGGTGCTGCTGGCGGAATTAATGCGAGTGTTAACGATTTAACCAAATGGATGTTGGTGCAACTTAATAAAGGAAAATACGGAGACAGTTTGTCTAAAACTTTATTTTCTGAAACTGTACAGAAACAAATGTGGTCTCCAATAACCATGACTGGATACAATATGTATGGTGATGGCCGTAGAGACAATCATTTCTCTGCTTATGGCTTAGGTTGGAAAATATCTGATGTTAAAGGAAAAATCATGCTGAGTCATACGGGTGGTATTACAGGCATGTTATCGCGTACTATGCTCATTCCAGAACTTAATTTAGGTATTGTGGTGTTAACCAATACCGATCCTGGTAGTTATGCCTTTTATTCGGTTTCTGAAACGCTATTAGATATGTATTTAGGACTCGACAAAAAAGATTGGGTTACCGAACTACATGCTTATAGTAAAGCTCAAGAACAAGATGGAGATAAAGTAACTAAAGCCGTTTGGGATACTGTAAAAGCTAATAAAAAGACCAAGATAGATTTCAAGACTTATACTGGAACTTATAACGATCCGTGGTTTGGAGATATCACAGTTACTGAAAAGAACGGTGCTTTGTGGTTTACGTGTAAACGTTCGCCAAAATTAAACGGACAAATGTATTTTTATAAAGCAACAACATTTGCAGTAAAATGGGAATTTACAGGAATGCCTTGCGATGCTTTTGCTACATTTCATTTAAATGAAGAAGGTCAAGCCATTGGAATTAAAATGAAAGGCATCTCGCCTAACATCGATTTTAGTTTCGATTTTCAGGATTTGAATTTAACTCGTGTTGATTAA
- a CDS encoding MFS transporter, with protein sequence MNFTTFNSFKSRNFRLFFMGQSVSLLGTWMQKTAVSWVIYSLTQSKFMLGVTVFATLFPTAVMSLYGGVVADRYNRHKVLLITQVVSLIQAVLLTVSIVFFKDHAVWTIIILSAFLGVINGFDVPARQSLVREMVDDKDDLPNALALNSSMVNLSKLIGPALAGFILESFGDDVCFGLNAVSFIPVIGSLLLMKLPEPEERPKTDRNIKLEFKDAFNYIIKTPEIHSILIFTGLMSLFVLSYTTLTPAFAKDVFNGSASTLGVIDGVIGFGAFIGAIFLASLKAGTDLSRILAINALIFGVGLVLFSKTDLYYLALVFAAVGAFGMMSIRTITNTIIQVNVPNHFRGRVISIYIMSLTGLLPIGSLVIGSVSHYIGVQNTVLIQGVLAIIITLFYGKYLKKIKLKKKAKAILEQQPEQGYGVK encoded by the coding sequence ATGAATTTTACCACATTCAATTCTTTTAAAAGTAGAAATTTCAGGTTGTTTTTTATGGGGCAATCGGTGTCACTTTTAGGAACATGGATGCAAAAAACAGCTGTAAGTTGGGTTATTTATAGCTTAACACAGTCCAAATTTATGTTAGGTGTTACCGTTTTTGCTACACTATTTCCAACGGCAGTAATGTCGCTATATGGTGGAGTTGTAGCAGATCGATATAACAGACATAAGGTATTGTTAATTACACAAGTAGTATCGTTAATACAAGCCGTTTTATTAACTGTTTCTATAGTGTTTTTTAAAGATCATGCCGTTTGGACTATAATTATTTTAAGTGCATTTCTGGGAGTTATTAATGGTTTTGATGTGCCTGCAAGACAGTCGCTTGTTCGCGAAATGGTTGATGATAAAGATGACTTACCCAATGCCTTGGCTTTAAATTCATCTATGGTAAATTTATCTAAATTGATAGGTCCAGCATTAGCGGGTTTTATTTTAGAATCGTTTGGTGATGATGTGTGCTTTGGTTTAAATGCAGTGAGTTTTATACCTGTTATAGGGTCTCTATTATTAATGAAGTTACCTGAACCCGAAGAACGCCCTAAAACAGATCGGAATATTAAATTAGAATTTAAAGACGCTTTTAATTACATCATTAAAACTCCTGAAATTCACTCTATTCTAATTTTTACAGGTTTGATGAGTTTATTTGTATTGTCTTATACCACTTTAACGCCTGCATTTGCTAAAGATGTCTTTAATGGTTCTGCATCTACATTAGGGGTTATTGATGGCGTAATTGGTTTTGGTGCATTTATTGGCGCTATTTTCCTAGCCTCTTTAAAAGCAGGTACAGATTTAAGTAGAATTTTAGCTATAAATGCTTTAATATTTGGCGTTGGTTTGGTTTTGTTTTCTAAAACAGACCTGTATTATTTAGCCTTAGTTTTTGCTGCTGTAGGGGCTTTTGGGATGATGTCTATTCGTACCATTACAAATACAATTATTCAAGTTAATGTACCAAACCATTTTAGAGGACGTGTAATTAGTATATACATTATGTCTTTAACAGGTTTGTTGCCTATAGGAAGTTTGGTTATTGGTAGTGTTTCTCATTATATAGGTGTCCAAAATACAGTCTTAATTCAAGGTGTATTGGCTATAATAATAACACTCTTTTATGGTAAATACCTTAAAAAAATTAAGCTTAAAAAGAAAGCTAAAGCAATTTTAGAGCAACAACCAGAACAAGGTTATGGTGTAAAATAA
- the pflB gene encoding formate C-acetyltransferase, with the protein MKVAELKNTDLLHEGFQNGDWNTSINVRDFVYKNITPYHGTHDFLIGPSERTKKLWEVCKNATKIERANNGVHSVDTDIVSGIANFEAGYIDKENETIVGLQTDGLLKRAMKPFGGYKVVQKALDEIGLKPANAVNELFSKYVKTHNDGVFDAYNAEIRKFRSLGFLTGLPDNYARGRIIGDYRRIALYGINNLIDAKKQDLAHIKGPMTDAVIRLREEVSEQIKALKDMIAMGNAYGLDLGRPAQNAQEAVQWTYMAYLAAVKEQDGAAMSLGNVSAFLDIFIQRDLDNEVIGEIEAQEYIDQFVMKLRMVRHLRMSAYDEIFAGDPTWVTEAIGGMFKDGRTKVTKTAFRFLHTLYNLGPSPEPNITVLWSPSLPENFRKYCAKVAIDTSSIQFENDDLMRELRGSDDYGIACCVSYQEIGKQIQFFGARTNLAKTLLLAVNAGRCEITGKQMVKGIAVDNDEYLDFDKVLANFKIAMKEVARVYNDSMNIIHYMHDKYYYEKGQMALIDTNPAINIAYGIAGLSIVADSLSAIKYAKVKPIRNEDGLTVSFEIEGEFPKYGNDDDRVDILAHNAVEDFNNELKQLAVYKNAEPTMSVLTITSNVVYGKKTGATPDGRAKGVPFAPGANPMHGRDTNGAIASLNSVAKIDYKDSQDGVSNTFSIVPKSLGATDEERIDNLVSTLTGYFAHGAQHLNVNVLDKDTLLDAMEHPENHPQLTIRVSGYAVNFIRLTREQQLEVISRSFHESM; encoded by the coding sequence ATGAAAGTAGCAGAGTTAAAAAACACAGACCTTCTTCATGAAGGATTTCAAAACGGAGATTGGAATACATCAATAAATGTACGTGATTTTGTGTACAAGAATATTACCCCTTATCATGGTACACACGATTTTTTAATAGGACCTAGCGAGCGTACTAAAAAGCTTTGGGAAGTATGTAAAAATGCAACAAAAATAGAACGTGCAAACAATGGTGTACACTCTGTAGATACAGACATTGTTTCAGGAATAGCAAATTTTGAAGCTGGATATATAGATAAAGAAAACGAGACTATAGTTGGTTTACAAACAGATGGTTTATTAAAACGTGCCATGAAACCTTTTGGTGGCTACAAAGTAGTACAAAAAGCATTAGATGAAATTGGTTTAAAGCCAGCAAATGCCGTAAACGAATTATTCTCTAAATATGTTAAAACTCATAATGATGGTGTTTTTGATGCTTACAATGCAGAAATTAGAAAATTTAGATCGTTAGGATTTTTAACAGGTTTACCAGACAATTATGCACGTGGAAGAATAATTGGAGATTATAGAAGAATAGCATTATATGGTATTAATAATTTAATTGATGCTAAAAAACAAGATTTAGCACATATTAAAGGCCCAATGACAGATGCTGTTATTCGTTTAAGAGAAGAAGTGTCTGAGCAAATTAAAGCGCTAAAAGACATGATTGCTATGGGTAATGCTTACGGTTTGGATTTAGGACGTCCAGCGCAAAATGCTCAAGAAGCTGTACAATGGACTTACATGGCTTATTTAGCAGCAGTAAAAGAACAAGATGGTGCTGCTATGTCTTTAGGAAACGTGTCTGCATTCTTAGATATTTTTATCCAAAGAGATTTAGATAATGAAGTGATTGGAGAAATTGAAGCTCAAGAATATATTGACCAATTTGTAATGAAATTACGTATGGTACGCCATTTAAGAATGTCTGCATACGATGAAATTTTTGCAGGAGATCCAACTTGGGTTACCGAAGCAATTGGTGGAATGTTTAAAGACGGCCGAACTAAAGTTACTAAAACGGCATTTCGTTTCTTACACACATTATACAATTTAGGACCATCACCAGAACCTAATATTACAGTATTATGGTCACCTTCATTACCAGAAAATTTCAGAAAATATTGTGCTAAAGTTGCTATTGATACCTCATCAATTCAATTTGAAAATGATGATTTAATGCGCGAACTAAGAGGATCTGATGATTACGGTATTGCATGTTGTGTCTCTTACCAAGAAATAGGAAAACAAATCCAATTCTTTGGTGCACGTACCAACTTAGCAAAAACATTACTTTTAGCTGTAAATGCTGGGCGTTGCGAAATTACAGGTAAGCAAATGGTAAAAGGTATTGCAGTAGATAATGATGAGTATTTAGACTTCGATAAAGTATTGGCTAATTTTAAAATTGCTATGAAAGAAGTGGCTCGTGTGTATAACGACTCTATGAATATTATTCACTATATGCACGATAAATATTATTACGAAAAAGGCCAGATGGCTTTAATAGATACTAACCCTGCCATTAATATTGCTTATGGTATTGCAGGTTTATCTATAGTAGCAGATTCACTTTCAGCTATTAAATATGCTAAAGTAAAACCTATTAGAAATGAAGACGGATTAACTGTAAGTTTCGAAATTGAAGGCGAATTCCCTAAATATGGAAACGATGACGATCGTGTAGATATTCTTGCTCACAATGCTGTTGAAGATTTTAATAATGAATTAAAACAATTAGCTGTTTATAAAAATGCAGAACCAACCATGTCTGTACTAACTATTACATCTAATGTCGTGTATGGTAAAAAGACAGGAGCTACTCCAGATGGTAGAGCTAAAGGTGTGCCTTTTGCGCCAGGAGCAAACCCAATGCATGGACGTGATACTAACGGCGCTATTGCCTCTTTAAATTCTGTTGCTAAAATAGATTATAAAGATTCTCAAGATGGTGTGTCTAACACCTTCTCTATAGTCCCTAAATCTTTAGGAGCTACAGACGAAGAACGTATAGATAACTTAGTGTCAACTTTAACTGGATATTTTGCTCATGGTGCGCAACACTTAAATGTAAACGTACTAGATAAAGATACATTATTAGATGCAATGGAACATCCAGAAAATCACCCACAATTAACTATTCGTGTGTCTGGATATGCTGTTAATTTTATAAGACTAACAAGAGAACAACAATTAGAAGTGATTTCTCGTTCGTTCCACGAATCTATGTAA